The sequence ATGCCAACCTGTAATAATAGCTGCAAAAAGACCAATTAAAACACCAACAGAGGTATAAACATCGGTCATTAAATGGTGTCCATCAGCAAGAAGTGCGGGTGAGCGTAGACGATTGCCAACCCGTATCAATAATACCGCCCACACGCAATTAATAACACTGGCAACAAAATTAACAGCAAGACCCAAGGTTGGAGTTTCAATGGCAGGTGGTTCTCTGAGTGCCCCCCAAGCCTCGTTGATAATCAATAATGCGGCAATAATAATTAAAACACCTTCAAGCACTGCAGAAAAATATTCGGCCTTATGGTGCCCAAATGGATGATTATGATCTGCTGGTTTGTGGCTGATGCGGATAGCAAACCAAGCGACGAGAGCTGCAATAACATTAACGATTGATTCAATGGCATCAGAATAGAGCGCGACGGAGCCAGTTACATAATAAGCAAGATATTTAAGCCCTAATACAGCAAGAGATACAGGGATGGACATGATAGCCATCCGATTAATAAGTTTCATATTGCCAGCCATTTGAATTGCATCCTGCTTTTAATTAAGATCTGTTCAACCCAATATCACCCGTTTATTACCAAATTTAGAATGGTATCTAACCACTCTTTGATTGTTCAAAACTTGG comes from Bartonella sp. HY038 and encodes:
- a CDS encoding cation diffusion facilitator family transporter, translated to MKLINRMAIMSIPVSLAVLGLKYLAYYVTGSVALYSDAIESIVNVIAALVAWFAIRISHKPADHNHPFGHHKAEYFSAVLEGVLIIIAALLIINEAWGALREPPAIETPTLGLAVNFVASVINCVWAVLLIRVGNRLRSPALLADGHHLMTDVYTSVGVLIGLFAAIITGWHILDPLLAIIVAINILWQGWKVINNSVQGLMDVGVELEETMRIRDIVSANADGAIEAHDLRTRLAGQLTFIEFHLVVPAAMTVGESHKICDRIEDALHLEIQNSKVVIHVEPEEEAKLPPGTTAVPFA